The Caldalkalibacillus thermarum genome window below encodes:
- a CDS encoding transposase family protein, with product MKTDIRLPLGLPEFTVLKQEITENKVVIQVETMDPPERCPYCGFQELKKHDQRLRRVRDLPIHNRPVYLIIQLKRWHCTNCQEIFDEHLPSVPKGKHQTHRFRKYVFDMCHGVTISYVSRQVHLPYKTVERIYYDLA from the coding sequence GTGAAAACAGATATCCGTTTACCACTAGGATTGCCAGAGTTTACGGTTTTAAAACAAGAAATCACGGAAAATAAAGTTGTGATTCAGGTGGAGACAATGGATCCCCCTGAGCGTTGTCCTTACTGTGGTTTTCAAGAGTTGAAAAAGCATGATCAACGCCTGAGAAGAGTACGTGACCTGCCCATTCATAACCGACCGGTTTATTTGATCATCCAACTCAAGCGTTGGCACTGTACCAACTGTCAGGAAATCTTTGATGAGCACCTCCCATCTGTACCAAAAGGCAAACATCAAACTCATCGTTTCAGAAAATATGTTTTCGACATGTGTCACGGAGTGACCATCAGTTATGTGAGTCGGCAGGTCCATCTGCCCTATAAGACCGTTGAACGCATTTATTACGACCTCGCTGA